The following DNA comes from bacterium.
ACTGCAGCCGCGTCTGCTGCATGTACGCTCTCAAGTTTGCCCACCTCGCCAAGGAAAAGACCAGCGCCGAGGTTTACCAGCTCTATATTGATATGCGGAGCTTTGGCAAGGGCTACGAGGAGTTTTACCACCGGCTGCTCGACGAGGGTGTTCACGTCGTGCGCGGCAAGGCTGCTGAAGTCGTTCCCGCGCCGCCGGAATATCACGACGAAGGATATCTGCTCGTTCGTTGCGAGGACACTCTGGTCGGCAGGTATCGCGAGATTCCGGTGGACATGGTGGTCTTGTGCACGGCGCTGGAATCGCAGCCGGATGCGGCGGAGATCGGTCGCAAGTTCAGCATCTCGCGCGGCGCGGACGGCTGGTTCATCGAAGCCCATCCCAAGCTGGCGCCGGTTTCCACCACCACCGACGGCGTGTTCCTCGCCGGCGCGTGTCAGGGACCCAAGGACATCCCCGACACTGTGGCCCAAGGTGGCGCGGCCGCCGCGCAGGTGCTCAAGATGTTCAGCGTCGGCGAGCTTCTAATGGACGCCGCCTATGCCGAAATCATCGAAGAGTTCTGCAGCGGCTGCCGCATCTGTAACGGTCTCTGTCCCTATAACGCCATCGAGTTTCTCGAGGACAAGAAGGTCAGCAGCATCAACGCCGCTCTCTGCAAGGCTTGCGGAACCTGTGTGGCCGCCTGTCCCGCGGGAGCCATCACCGCCCGGCACTTCACCGACGAACAGATTTACGCTCAAATTGAGGGGATATTGGCATCATGAGTTTCGAACCCAAGATCCTCGGAATTCTCTGCAACTGGTGCAGCTACACGGGGGCCGACCTGGCCGGTACGGCTCGCATGAAGTACCCGGCCAATATCCGCAGCGTCCGCGTCATGTGCAGCGGCCGCGTGGATCCCGGCTTCATCCTTGACGCGTTCCGCGCCGGTGCGGACGGAGTGCTGATCTGCGGCTGTCACCCCGGCGATTGTCACTATGTAGAGGGAAACTACAAGTGCATGCGCCGCATTCCGCTCACCAAGCAGGTCCTCAAGGGAATGGGAATGGATCCGGCCCGTCTCCGCCTCGAGTGGGTCTCCGCTTCCGAGGGCAATCGTTTCCAGGCCATCGTCATCGAGTTCACCGAACAGATTCGCGCGCTGGGTCCTCTCAAGCTGGACGAAGTCAAGTTTGATCCCGATCACCGCGCCGGCCAGTCTAAACTTCAACCCGCCGCGCAGTAGGAGGAATCATGGCGAAACCCAAACTTGCCGTTTACTGGGCTGCATCGTGTGGCGGTTGCGATATTGCCATCCTCGATATCGAGGACAAGATTCTCGCCGTCGCCGACTTTTTTGATCTTTGCTTCTGGCCTTGCGTCGCCGACTTCAAGTATGCCGACGTGGAGGCGATGGAGGATAAATCCATCACCCTGACGCTCTTCAACGGTGCCATCCGCAGCGAAGAGAACTACCACGTTGCCCAGCTCCTGCGTCAGAAGTCGGTGGTTTTGTGTGCCTTCGGAAGCTGTGCCGCCGACGGCTGCATTCCGGCTCTGGCCAACTTCTACAATCTTGACTCGATCCTCGATTATGTGTATCTTCGTTCACCGTCGCTGGAGAACGGGAGCAAGATCATCCCCCAGCCGGTGACCAAGGTTCCCGAGGGACAGCTCACCATCCCCAAGCTGTGGAATACCGTCCGCACGCTGGGTCAGACGGTGGACGTGGATTACATTATTCCCGGCTGCCCGCCCCAGTCCGATCAGATCGCGGCGGTGGTCGAGGCGGTGATTGACATTCTGAAGAACGGCAAGCCGCTG
Coding sequences within:
- a CDS encoding 4Fe-4S dicluster domain-containing protein; protein product: LQQLADELGVDKPRWGVGKDTCILCGLCVRLCDEVVGAHALAFSNRGVNREISTPFKHESQDCILCGACARYCPTGHIKMTDIEGRILHSELQLGPNAAIRIPFRQAIPNVPRIHTNQCIHMKTGGCQLCMKVCPKECIHFDDKDAFEEFQVGAVVMATGFADFDPTPMKQFGYGEYPNVISALEFEQMNNAASPTNGRIVMEHGEEPRSIAIFHCIGSRDEQHHRYCSRVCCMYALKFAHLAKEKTSAEVYQLYIDMRSFGKGYEEFYHRLLDEGVHVVRGKAAEVVPAPPEYHDEGYLLVRCEDTLVGRYREIPVDMVVLCTALESQPDAAEIGRKFSISRGADGWFIEAHPKLAPVSTTTDGVFLAGACQGPKDIPDTVAQGGAAAAQVLKMFSVGELLMDAAYAEIIEEFCSGCRICNGLCPYNAIEFLEDKKVSSINAALCKACGTCVAACPAGAITARHFTDEQIYAQIEGILAS
- a CDS encoding oxidoreductase; the protein is MAKPKLAVYWAASCGGCDIAILDIEDKILAVADFFDLCFWPCVADFKYADVEAMEDKSITLTLFNGAIRSEENYHVAQLLRQKSVVLCAFGSCAADGCIPALANFYNLDSILDYVYLRSPSLENGSKIIPQPVTKVPEGQLTIPKLWNTVRTLGQTVDVDYIIPGCPPQSDQIAAVVEAVIDILKNGKPLPPKGTVLGATDKTCCDECPRVRNVKKIKEFKRIWELDQVDPDLCLMEQGIVCCGPATRSGCGAKCVKAGVSCRGCYGKPVNVRDQGAKMVASLASVIDSTDPKEIEKIVSTISDPLGTFYRFSLADSMLRRVQA
- a CDS encoding hydrogenase iron-sulfur subunit; translation: MSFEPKILGILCNWCSYTGADLAGTARMKYPANIRSVRVMCSGRVDPGFILDAFRAGADGVLICGCHPGDCHYVEGNYKCMRRIPLTKQVLKGMGMDPARLRLEWVSASEGNRFQAIVIEFTEQIRALGPLKLDEVKFDPDHRAGQSKLQPAAQ